The Sphingomonas sp. So64.6b genome includes a region encoding these proteins:
- a CDS encoding DUF6481 family protein, which yields MAYKEPSFQDRAALSAQAKQKALEKLKAKPPIDPAVAEARAAARAAKEVADAKRRADKLAAAEQAKLDKIAKAEAALAEAAAAVERAQLTEAEKKAARDARYAARKKGKK from the coding sequence ATGGCTTACAAGGAACCCAGCTTTCAGGACCGCGCAGCGCTCTCCGCGCAGGCGAAGCAGAAGGCGCTGGAAAAACTGAAAGCCAAGCCGCCGATCGATCCGGCGGTCGCTGAAGCGCGCGCCGCGGCGCGTGCTGCGAAGGAAGTGGCCGACGCCAAGCGTCGCGCCGACAAGCTCGCCGCCGCCGAACAGGCCAAGCTCGACAAGATCGCCAAGGCCGAAGCCGCGCTGGCCGAAGCCGCCGCTGCTGTCGAACGGGCGCAGCTTACCGAGGCTGAGAAAAAGGCCGCGCGGGATGCGCGCTATGCCGCTCGGAAAAAAGGCAAGAAATAA
- a CDS encoding NAD(+) synthase: MAKTHAFHSIHSHGLIRAGACTPHATVGDPAANAAATIALAKDGHKRDADLLVFPELNISSYAIDDLHLQDAMHAATDAALTKVVAASAKLRPVLLVGAALPRNGRLYNCAVVIARGRILGVVPKTFLPNYREYYEKRWFASGAGLSGEIFVAGQNVPFGPDLIFAASDLPHFIFHAEICEDYWAPTPPSTMGALAGALICCNLSASNIVVGKARERAMLCAAQSARAACAYVFSAAGPGESTTDLAWDGQGMIHELGELLVESVRFKRDAETVYADVDCGRLLQERMRVGTFNDSAVLAGHPETRFRRIAFEHKPSFADIGLERAIRRFPFVPNTPEKLDADCFEAFNIQVEGLLKRIEAAKAETLVIGVSGGLDSTHALIVAAKAMDRLGRPRDHILGFTMPGFATGEGSKSNAWTLMRALGVSGDEIDIRPAAQQMLSDMEHPFAKGEPVYDVTFENVQAGLRTDYLFRLANQRGGLVVGTGDLSELALGWCTYGVGDQMSHYAVNAGVPKTLIQFLIRWCVKTDQFDRATDAVLEAILGQEISPELVPADADGAMQSTEARIGPYELNDFFLHYTIRHGMAPSKIAFLALHAWRDVQAGRWPIDFPRDGRHQYDLATIKGWLEKFLFRFFVTSQFKRSAIPNGPKVSAGGALSPRGDWRAPSDGTAAPWLAELAKNVP; the protein is encoded by the coding sequence ATGGCGAAGACACATGCATTTCATTCGATCCACAGCCACGGCCTGATCCGCGCGGGCGCCTGTACGCCGCATGCGACGGTCGGCGATCCGGCTGCCAACGCCGCCGCGACAATCGCGCTGGCGAAGGATGGGCACAAGCGTGACGCGGATCTGCTGGTCTTTCCCGAACTCAACATCAGTTCCTATGCGATCGACGACTTGCACCTGCAGGACGCGATGCACGCGGCGACCGACGCGGCGCTGACCAAGGTTGTCGCGGCATCGGCGAAGCTGCGGCCGGTGTTGCTGGTCGGCGCGGCGCTGCCGCGTAACGGACGGCTGTACAACTGCGCGGTGGTGATTGCGCGCGGCCGCATCCTTGGTGTTGTGCCGAAAACCTTCCTGCCCAATTATCGCGAATATTATGAGAAGCGCTGGTTCGCGAGCGGGGCCGGACTGTCTGGCGAGATCTTCGTTGCCGGGCAGAATGTGCCATTCGGACCGGACCTGATCTTCGCGGCGAGCGACCTGCCGCATTTCATCTTCCATGCCGAGATCTGCGAGGATTACTGGGCCCCTACCCCGCCCTCGACGATGGGCGCGCTCGCCGGCGCGTTGATCTGCTGCAATCTGTCCGCCTCCAATATCGTGGTCGGCAAGGCACGCGAACGCGCGATGCTGTGCGCGGCGCAATCGGCGCGGGCGGCCTGCGCCTATGTCTTCTCCGCCGCCGGGCCGGGCGAGAGCACCACCGATCTCGCCTGGGATGGACAGGGGATGATCCATGAGCTGGGCGAGTTGCTGGTCGAATCGGTGCGTTTCAAGCGCGATGCCGAGACGGTCTATGCCGATGTCGATTGTGGACGGCTGCTGCAGGAGCGGATGCGCGTCGGCACGTTCAATGACAGCGCGGTACTCGCCGGTCATCCCGAAACGCGCTTTCGCCGCATTGCGTTCGAACATAAGCCGAGTTTCGCCGATATCGGGCTGGAACGCGCGATCCGGCGTTTTCCGTTCGTGCCCAATACGCCCGAAAAACTCGACGCGGATTGTTTTGAAGCGTTCAACATCCAGGTCGAGGGGCTGCTCAAGCGAATCGAGGCGGCCAAGGCGGAAACGCTGGTGATCGGCGTGTCCGGCGGGCTCGATTCGACTCATGCACTGATCGTCGCGGCCAAGGCGATGGACCGGCTGGGTCGCCCGCGCGACCATATTCTGGGTTTCACCATGCCCGGCTTCGCCACCGGAGAGGGCAGCAAGAGCAATGCCTGGACGCTGATGCGCGCACTTGGCGTGAGCGGTGACGAGATCGATATCCGTCCCGCCGCGCAACAGATGCTGAGCGATATGGAACACCCGTTCGCCAAGGGCGAGCCGGTCTATGACGTGACGTTCGAGAATGTGCAGGCCGGCCTGCGCACCGATTATCTGTTCCGCCTCGCCAACCAGCGCGGCGGGCTTGTGGTCGGCACCGGTGATCTGTCCGAACTGGCGCTCGGCTGGTGCACTTATGGCGTCGGCGACCAGATGAGCCATTATGCGGTCAATGCCGGCGTGCCCAAAACGCTGATCCAGTTCCTGATCCGCTGGTGCGTCAAGACCGACCAGTTCGACCGCGCGACCGATGCGGTGCTCGAGGCGATCCTGGGCCAGGAAATCTCACCCGAATTGGTCCCGGCCGATGCCGATGGCGCGATGCAGAGCACCGAGGCGCGGATCGGGCCGTACGAGCTCAACGACTTCTTCCTGCACTATACGATCCGCCACGGCATGGCGCCGTCGAAGATCGCGTTCCTTGCCCTGCATGCGTGGCGCGATGTGCAGGCCGGGCGCTGGCCGATCGATTTTCCGCGTGACGGACGGCACCAATATGATCTGGCGACGATCAAGGGGTGGCTGGAGAAATTCCTGTTCCGCTTCTTCGTGACCAGCCAGTTCAAGCGCTCGGCGATTCCCAACGGGCCGAAGGTTTCGGCCGGGGGTGCATTGTCACCGCGCGGGGATTGGCGTGCGCCTTCCGACGGGACGGCGGCGCCGTGGCTGGCCGAACTGGCGAAGAACGTGCCGTAA
- a CDS encoding serine hydrolase domain-containing protein, which produces MMLSIALLAAAQPVATVRVAFDRKGEIAVNASGVADLATGRPVTADDPVRVASISKLVMAIGVMRLIEQHKLDLDADVSTLLGWPLRNPAFPDRKITLRLLMSHRSSLTDGIDYVLPLDADLRAVVADPKAWDTEHAPDSFFRYTNLNSPIIAAVMERATGERFDRLMDRLVLAPLRIDACYNWANCADTVAARAVVLYRAGAPVKDDNHGARPACPVQPAQDGSCDLSRWRAGANGGIFSPQGGLRISARGLAKIGRLLLNDGTVDGIRLLSPRSIALLEKPLWKFDGSNGDTLNGFHCSYGLNVAFLATGTRDCRDDPFGDGQPRIGHAGEAYGLYSGLWIDRKRGTGVAYFATDVPAGPGQRSAFTTTEESLANPAD; this is translated from the coding sequence ATGATGCTTTCGATCGCCCTGCTTGCCGCCGCTCAGCCCGTTGCAACCGTTCGCGTGGCGTTCGATCGCAAAGGGGAAATAGCGGTCAACGCGTCGGGAGTCGCCGATCTCGCCACCGGCCGTCCGGTTACAGCCGACGACCCGGTGCGGGTCGCCTCGATCTCGAAGCTGGTCATGGCGATCGGCGTGATGCGGCTGATCGAGCAACACAAACTCGATCTCGATGCCGATGTCTCGACCCTGCTCGGCTGGCCGCTGCGCAATCCAGCCTTCCCCGACCGCAAAATCACGTTGCGGCTTCTCATGTCGCACCGCTCGAGCCTGACCGACGGCATTGATTACGTCCTGCCGCTCGACGCCGACCTTCGCGCCGTCGTTGCCGATCCCAAGGCATGGGATACCGAGCACGCCCCGGACAGCTTCTTTCGCTACACCAACCTCAATTCGCCGATCATCGCGGCAGTGATGGAGCGCGCGACGGGCGAGCGCTTCGACCGGCTGATGGACCGGCTCGTGCTTGCGCCACTCAGGATCGACGCCTGTTATAATTGGGCGAATTGCGCCGACACGGTCGCTGCGCGGGCGGTGGTCTTGTACCGCGCCGGGGCGCCGGTGAAGGATGACAATCACGGCGCCAGACCCGCCTGCCCGGTCCAGCCCGCCCAGGACGGGAGTTGCGATCTATCGCGCTGGCGCGCCGGTGCCAATGGCGGAATCTTCTCGCCGCAAGGCGGCCTGCGCATTTCGGCGCGCGGGCTGGCGAAGATCGGCCGGCTGTTGCTGAATGACGGCACGGTGGATGGCATCAGGCTGCTCAGCCCGCGCTCGATCGCCCTGCTTGAAAAACCGCTGTGGAAATTCGACGGTAGTAATGGCGATACGCTGAACGGCTTCCATTGCAGCTATGGGCTCAATGTCGCGTTCCTCGCCACCGGCACCAGAGACTGCCGCGACGATCCGTTCGGTGACGGGCAGCCGCGCATAGGACATGCCGGCGAGGCTTATGGCCTGTATTCGGGCCTGTGGATCGACCGCAAGCGCGGCACCGGTGTCGCCTATTTTGCGACCGATGTGCCGGCCGGGCCGGGCCAGCGATCGGCGTTCACCACGACCGAGGAATCGCTCGCCAACCCAGCCGACTGA